A stretch of Streptosporangiales bacterium DNA encodes these proteins:
- a CDS encoding ABC transporter permease subunit, which yields MSPSEVDTVQSPVQRRAGHPVGLFLSELSVTFRRLRTYALLAAYAAVPVLLGVVIYLFASPGDHGGPNFIGSVVLNGVFLVFVSLFFLLPLFLPVGVAVVAGDSLAGEAHQGTLRYLLVAPAGRARLLFAKLLAVLVFCLAAALTVYLVAVAVGAILFPRGEVPSISGVSLSYGEGLWRGLLAAGYVAASLTGLAAIGVFVSSLVETPLAAMATTVAVPLVSQILDAVPQIEVIHAYLPTHYWLTLADLLRDPIYADNMLTGLVVQLVYVLIFGSAAYARMTTRDVA from the coding sequence ATGTCACCGAGTGAGGTCGACACCGTGCAGTCACCGGTGCAGCGGCGTGCGGGCCACCCGGTGGGGCTGTTCCTCAGCGAGCTGTCGGTGACCTTCCGCCGGCTGCGCACGTACGCGTTGCTCGCGGCGTACGCGGCGGTGCCGGTGCTGCTGGGCGTGGTCATCTACCTGTTCGCCAGCCCGGGCGACCACGGCGGGCCGAACTTCATCGGCAGCGTCGTGCTCAACGGCGTGTTCCTGGTGTTCGTGTCGCTGTTCTTCCTGCTGCCGCTCTTCCTCCCGGTCGGGGTTGCGGTGGTCGCGGGCGACAGCCTCGCCGGCGAGGCGCACCAGGGCACCCTGCGGTACCTGCTGGTGGCACCGGCCGGACGGGCGCGGCTGCTGTTCGCGAAGCTGCTCGCCGTGCTGGTCTTCTGCCTGGCCGCGGCGCTGACCGTCTACCTGGTGGCGGTCGCCGTGGGCGCGATCCTGTTCCCGCGCGGTGAGGTGCCGTCGATCTCCGGGGTCTCGCTGTCGTACGGCGAGGGGCTGTGGCGCGGCCTGCTCGCCGCCGGCTACGTCGCCGCCAGCCTCACCGGCCTCGCGGCGATCGGGGTGTTCGTCTCGTCGCTCGTCGAGACCCCGCTGGCGGCGATGGCCACCACGGTCGCCGTGCCGCTGGTGAGCCAGATCCTGGACGCCGTACCGCAGATCGAGGTCATCCACGCGTACCTGCCGACGCACTACTGGCTGACGCTCGCGGACCTGCTCAGGGACCCGATCTACGCCGACAACATGCTCACCGGCCTGGTCGTCCAGCTGGTGTACGTGCTGATCTTCGGCAGCGCGGCCTACGCCAGGATGACCACCCGCGACGTCGCCTGA
- a CDS encoding ATP-binding cassette domain-containing protein, whose translation MTDQPVAATAPADTAVADDHGGSAIVTRALSKRFRGGQYAVRDLALDVPAGSVFGFLGPNGSGKTTTIRMLLGLATPTAGEIELLGLPMPRQSAAVLPRVGALIEGPAGYPWLSGAAYLARMDAADPTADPATRKARVGTALERVGLTAAARKKYRAYSLGMRQRLCLAAALLQPRQLLVLDEPTNGLDPQGTREIRSLIRELAVGGVTVLLSSHLLAEVEQVCSDVAVLDHGQLVLQGTVDELRAHAGVRLVVTTPDVDLAVRTLGELGLDGVRAERDQVTADPGELPVEETCAALVRAGVRVRELTRARPSLEDAFVAVTGEGFDVTE comes from the coding sequence TTGACCGACCAGCCAGTGGCGGCGACGGCGCCTGCCGACACCGCGGTTGCCGATGACCACGGCGGCAGCGCGATCGTCACGCGCGCCCTGAGCAAACGGTTCCGTGGCGGCCAGTACGCGGTACGCGACCTGGCGCTCGACGTGCCCGCGGGGAGCGTCTTCGGCTTCCTCGGCCCGAACGGTTCCGGCAAGACCACCACCATCCGGATGCTGCTCGGGCTGGCCACCCCGACGGCCGGGGAGATCGAGCTGCTCGGCCTGCCGATGCCGCGGCAGTCCGCCGCCGTGCTGCCGCGCGTCGGTGCCCTGATCGAGGGGCCCGCCGGCTACCCGTGGCTGTCCGGCGCCGCGTACCTCGCCCGGATGGACGCCGCCGACCCGACCGCCGACCCGGCGACCCGGAAGGCGCGGGTCGGCACGGCACTCGAACGGGTGGGGCTGACGGCCGCGGCGCGGAAGAAGTACCGCGCGTACTCGCTGGGAATGCGGCAGCGGCTGTGCCTCGCCGCGGCGCTGTTGCAGCCGCGGCAGCTGCTCGTGCTCGACGAGCCCACCAACGGCCTCGACCCGCAGGGCACCAGGGAGATCAGATCGCTGATCCGGGAGCTGGCCGTCGGCGGTGTGACGGTGCTGCTCTCTTCGCACCTGCTCGCCGAGGTGGAGCAGGTGTGCAGCGACGTCGCCGTGCTCGACCACGGCCAGCTGGTGCTGCAGGGCACGGTCGACGAGCTGCGCGCGCACGCCGGCGTGCGGTTGGTCGTCACCACCCCCGACGTCGACCTCGCGGTGCGTACGCTCGGTGAGCTCGGCCTCGACGGGGTGCGGGCCGAGCGCGACCAGGTCACCGCGGACCCCGGCGAGCTGCCCGTCGAGGAGACGTGCGCCGCGCTGGTACGGGCGGGCGTACGGGTGCGGGAGCTCACCCGTGCGCGGCCGTCGCTGGAGGACGCGTTCGTGGCGGTCACCGGGGAGGGCTTCGATGTCACCGAGTGA
- a CDS encoding energy-coupling factor transporter transmembrane protein EcfT, with amino-acid sequence MSAALGQYVAGRSVLHRAPAAVKLLTLVALGVGTLWLDRWWHVAAALAVVLLGYPVARVRVRTMLAQVRPLLWILLAIGVFQFVAAGWERAVVVTGQLVVLVLAAGLVTVTTRTTALLDVTVAATRPLRRFGVDPERVGLLLALGVRAVPTVASLAAEVRDAQRARGLTFSPRAFAVPLLVRSLRRADDLGEALAARGVDD; translated from the coding sequence GTGAGCGCGGCACTGGGCCAGTACGTCGCGGGGCGCTCGGTGCTGCACCGGGCGCCGGCCGCGGTCAAGCTGCTCACCCTGGTCGCGCTCGGCGTCGGCACGCTGTGGCTGGACCGGTGGTGGCACGTCGCGGCAGCGCTGGCCGTCGTGCTGCTCGGCTACCCGGTGGCACGGGTACGCGTCCGCACGATGCTCGCCCAGGTGCGCCCGCTGCTGTGGATCCTGCTCGCCATCGGGGTGTTCCAGTTCGTCGCCGCCGGCTGGGAACGCGCAGTGGTCGTCACCGGGCAGCTGGTCGTGCTCGTCCTCGCCGCCGGCCTGGTCACCGTCACCACGAGGACCACCGCGCTCCTCGACGTCACGGTGGCGGCCACCAGGCCGCTGCGCCGGTTCGGCGTCGACCCGGAGCGCGTCGGCCTGCTGCTCGCGCTCGGCGTACGGGCCGTGCCCACGGTCGCCTCGCTGGCCGCCGAGGTGCGCGACGCGCAGCGCGCCCGTGGGCTGACCTTCAGCCCGCGCGCGTTCGCCGTACCGCTGCTGGTGCGCTCGCTGCGCCGCGCCGACGACCTCGGCGAGGCACTAGCCGCCCGCGGCGTCGACGACTGA